The window aataaaaagatttttatctaaactatatatatacacatatggCTTGATTGAATTTATGTGTAGGCACATTCCTATTGGTTGTACATTGTCCCATGGGGTCTCTACAAAGCTGTAAACTATGTAAAAGAGCATTATGGCAATCCCACCATGATTTTGGCTGAGAATGGTAACATAACATAATACTATGTTGTtctctaattatatttattacattGCTAACTATATTGATCCAAAATTTgagagatatatatatatataatataggaaTGGATCAGCCAGGCAACCTTACACTTCCAAAGGTATTGCATGACACTATAAGAATCAAATACTACAAGAGCTACTTATCCCAACTAAAGAAGGCCATGGACGAGGGCGCCAACGTGAAAGGCTACTTTCAGTGGACATTCGTCGACAACTTTGAGTGGAGATTAGGCTACACGTCGAGGTTTGGCATCGTCTATGTCGACTTCAAGACACTCAAGAGGTACCCCAAGATGTCGGCTTACTGGTTCAAGAAGCTCCAGCACAGAGGCAAGCATTGATGACATGGGAAATTAAGAAGGTAGCTTTTGTCTATGTTTATCAATAAGAAACCAATGTTTCTCTACTTCTGTATCTAGCTATGTCTACTGTTGTTTGCTTCAACTCATCCAAGGAATGAAGGTCTTCTTCTTTAGTTCTCTAGGAATAAATGTACCTTGTATTTCTGTGCCTTGTTCATTTTggaatacatatttaaaattctgaTGAGCTAATGTGTACCTCTCGAAAAGTTGATtggatatttaaaaattaaaatactaccacaatccaaaaataaataaatttagttgaGGAGTCGCATGGATATTAAATTCAACatgttaaaaatttcaaattttcggtCCAATAGATTATctgaatatataattgataaatcgCCAATGATAACTTTGTAGCGGAACCACAATGACAACTTTGTTATGGAACCATAATGTTTGGTTTTGGTCACAAAATCGTCTAGAAATTGCAGTCAAAactctatttttatatcagaatttagattttttatattttcaaccacacttttgaattttgatacaaatcaaatttttatttgtaatttatcaTTCTGTAGAGGCGGGGTTAGGCGGATTTCAACACGTCcacattaaaacaaaataaatcaaggTCTCGGGCCATCCACTATAACCATCGTCCGCACCCAATCGATCCGTCCGCGGACGAAGCACGGACGATGCTCATCTTCCGTCGCATCGTCAATTCTCATATTTAAACACCACAATTCTCTACCATTTCAAACACCCCAATTTAACATCTCCTCAATTATTCTGTCTCATCTCctaaaaaatgaatcccggCGGAATGCTTGGCACAAATGGAGCGGGGAGCGGGAGcaggcagcggcggcggcacGGGTCCCTCGGCCGATTCGACGTCGGACGTTTGTCCCTCGGGAGCATGATGTAGCTCACGAACGGCTGTTCGCAGACTATTTTGCCGAGCAACCATGGTGGGGCCCCACCGTTTTTTACCGCCGTTTTAGAATGCGGCGAGATCTTTTTCTCCGCATTGTGCGGACGTTGGAAGGACGTGATGAATACTTCCAGTATCGGGAAGACGACATCGGGAGACCCAGACTTACGCCGTTGCAGAAGTGCACGGTTACGATCCGGCAATTGGCCTATTGCACCACAgcggatatgttcgacgagtaccttcacGTCGGGGAGACAACTGGCCGCAgttttctaaataattttcGTAAGGGAGTTGTGGAGGCTTTTGGCGACACATATTTGCGACCTCCGACTGCTGATGATTGCCAGAGCCTGATGAGGATGCACGAGATGGTCCACGGCTTCCCTGGAATGCTAGGGAGCATCGACTGTATGCACtggcagtggaagaactgcccgACGACGTGGAAAGGCCAATTTACTAGTGGCTACAAGGGCAAccacccgacgatgatcctGAAAGCCGTTGCTGACCACAGCCTCTGGATCTGCCATGCCTAATTCGatgtagccgggtcgaacaacgacatcaacgtcctcaactcgtccacCCTCTTCGCCGTCAGTGCAGGGGTTCGCTGCCCGGCCATCGAGTTCACTGCCAACGGCCTCAGATatcatatggggtactacttgGTCGATGGCATATACCCAAAGTGGCCTgtttttgtgaagacgatcagctgCCCAATTGGAGACATGAGAGTCTTGTTTGCGGCAAAGCAGGAGTCTGTgcggaaggatgtggagcgggctttTGGATCGCGGTGGGCAATTGTGAAATGTCCGGCGCGTTTCTGGTTCAAGGAAGTCATCGCCGAAGTCATGTATACGTGCATcttcatgcataacatgatagtcgaacaagAAGTTGGACATGTCACCGATTGGGTGGTTGATGAAGCCGGATCTAGCTCCAGCACGGCGACCCCGCCTGTCGCTCGAGGATTACCGATGGGCTTCGGTGAGGTTCTACAGAGACAGACCTCAATGCGCAGCCAACAAGATCAGGCGGCGCTCATAGGCGACATGACTGAAGAAGTTTGGAAGCGTTTCGGCCATTGAAGATttgtagtttatttatttcgtatgtaaaatttgaactttctatggaatgaagatgttttctccaatttttgtagtgtttaaatattcacgaaatagaagtaaaatgcttagggcgagctatagtccgccccattgcaggtggaaggggtggaggataaaatgctgatgtggcggtgcatagggcggggcttagtccgccccattgtggatgccctcgTACATAATCCAAGATCAAAAGTGATTTGAATTACATAAGATACAAtgattaaaatacaaaaaacatTAAGAGAATCCCATAGATTCGATGCAATCTTTTTATCTGTCAAGACTATGCAatgtaaaaagaaatactacctccgtcccacattaaGTTTCATATTTAGTGTGGGC is drawn from Salvia hispanica cultivar TCC Black 2014 chromosome 6, UniMelb_Shisp_WGS_1.0, whole genome shotgun sequence and contains these coding sequences:
- the LOC125194915 gene encoding uncharacterized protein LOC125194915, which gives rise to MRRDLFLRIVRTLEGRDEYFQYREDDIGRPRLTPLQKCTVTIRQLAYCTTADMFDEYLHVGETTGRSFLNNFRKGVVEAFGDTYLRPPTADDCQSLMRMHEMVHGFPGMLGSIDSGSNNDINVLNSSTLFAVSAGVRCPAIEFTANGLRYHMGYYLVDGIYPKWPVFVKTISCPIGDMRVLFAAKQESVRKDVERAFGSRWAIVKCPARFWFKEVIAEVMYTCIFMHNMIVEQEVGHVTDWVVDEAGSSSSTATPPVARGLPMGFGEVLQRQTSMRSQQDQAALIGDMTEEVWKRFGH